In the genome of Candidatus Omnitrophota bacterium, the window TCTTTTTCTTTTCTCAATCGGCGCCGTTCTTCCATGCAACGATCGATTTCCTCGGCTTCCTTTTCCGTAACGATATTCAAAACGATCTCTTTATCTCCTATCAACTCTTTCGGAACAATCATTCCATTCTCCAAATAGACAAAAGAAAATTGCTTGTTGATGCGCGGATCCGACAAGCCCTCTTCCCCATAAACAAGATCGCAGGCAGCTGCAATTTCAGAGGCCTTGTTTCCTGTTGTGGATTTTTTCGTTCCGAAGAAATCGCAAATCGCATTGGAATTTATATAATTATCGTTATCCTTATCAAACAAGAAATTCAGCCTGGCGATCACAAACACGATAGCCGCCGCCCAGACTTCTTTTTTCCCGCGATTCATCGAGAGCGATTTCTGCTCTTTGATACGGTCGCACAAATTCAGAGAATAACGTAAATAATCTTCATTCAAGTTTTTCGCAAAAAAAGATATTAACAGTTCCTTTATTTCATCGAGACGAATGGTCTTTTCCGTTTTTGTCGATTTGAGTTCCATGGATGCTCCGAATCTAGAAATTGGAATTATACCAGTCTGCATTTAGATTGTTGCTTTTAAGTTCCCTCGCCCTCTGGGAGAGGGTTAGGGTGAGGGAATAGTAAATCTAATAATATCAACCCTCACCTAACCTCTCCCAATCTTGGGAGAGGGATTTTAAAAGCGACAAATTCAATGACGATTGGAATTACCGGAAATTCCTTTCCTGGTGAGCGCGAATTTCCGAGGCGATTAAAGCGCGGACGCAGAAACGCTTCGACCCAATTTAAAAAAATCCCTCTACCGTTTGGAGAAATAAAACATTTCTTCTTTTCTATTGAAGGGATATCACAATGAACTTATGGAGTCAATAGTATAGCGGCGAGGAGGCCGTCCAGCGTATGGGTTTGCGCTTCCACGATGGGCGGAAAGCCGAGTTCGCGCAGCGCCTGGCTCGTTGTGGGACCGATCGACGCGGCGCGCACTCCGTTTTGAGCATTGGGATGATCGCGCAGGACGGCAAAAAAATTCCGCGCCGTGGAAGGACTGGTAAACAGCGTCCAATCCATCGCTCCTTCCGATAATAGCCCAATAACATCCTGCGGGATTTCCTTGACCGGTTCGTTGCGGTAAGCGACGACGGCGTTCACATCGCCTTCATACTCCTGCAATAAATCAGGCATCGTTCGATGGGCGATGTTGGATAACGGTAACAAAAAACGCTGGCTGCGAATGGCGTATTTCTGCCGGAATTCCTCGAAAAAACCTTCCGCCGATGACCGTTCGGCGATGAAATCCAGGCGCCAGCCCAATGCCAGCGCCGCCCGTTGCGTAGCAGGGCCAATCGCCGCCAATTTCGCCGCGCCCACGGCTTCGTTGCGGTTTAATACTTCCACACGACGGGCGAAAAAACGGATGCTGTGGGCGCTAGTGAAGAATATCCAATCGTAACGCTCCAACGAACGGATGGCTTCGTCTAACGGTTCGTAATCTTCCGGCGGCAAAAACTCGATCATGGGACAGGCGATAGGCGTCCATCCCGCCCGGCGAATCTTCTCCGCCGTCTCATCCACGTCTTCGCCGCCGCGAAGAATCAATATTCGTCCTTTGATCTTTTCTTCCATAGATTCGTCAGTAAAAATCCCAACAGTACATGCAGCGGAATGGCGAACTGGCTGAAGAGGTCCCAATCGTTTCCGCCCCAGTCGGGATGCCAAATCGTCGTCCAGCCCAATCCGCAGAGTACGCATACAAACAAGAAGCGCAAATAGAGCGAATTGATCCCCTTTCTTAACAGAAACAGCAGCGGCAACTCGATTGGAATCCCCAAAAACGCCGCCCGCTGGTGAAAGGAAGCCAGCATTTTGAAATGCGCCCCATCGAAAAAGAGAAACCGGTGATGATTGGGCGTCTTATGAAACAACGGCACCAGCCGCTCAAGGCCATTATCCGTTCCTAACATGGGAAAAGCGAGAGTCAGCCCTATTGTCAATCCGATAAACGCCAGCAACGGGATCAATATTTCTAACGGATCGTAATCTCGCTTCCTCCAAAACAAGTAAGCCATTGCCGGGATATAAAAAATCGCCAGCATGTGCGACAAGCACGCCAGCGCGAAGAAAACGCCAACCGGCCAGGCTCGTCCTTCCCCCTCCAGCCAGCGCTGCGCCGCCCAAAAAGCAAGAAGAAGAAAAGCGTTCACCCAAGCGTAATTTTCCACATGGCCGACGAATACAAGAAACGAACCGCAGAAAACATTGACAACCAGAAACAGCCAACTCCTCCGCATCGCCCACAACGCTTGCAACGCGATGGCGCCCGCCAGCGAACTGCTCGCCGCCAAGGCGTTCCAACCGCTGACTCCGAAAGGATGAAGGAAAATATAGAATGCTTTATGAATCCATACCGTCAGAATCGAACGGTAGTACATCGGAAACCCCTTCTCCGTAATCAGGGATTCCATGAACCAACCGTCCGCTCCTACGGGGGGAATCCATTTCAAGGAATAGAGAAGAAGCGTCAGGGAAATGGTAACGAAAAACGCACGCATCGGGACATAAGCGTTTTTTCTAATTTGGATGAAGATGGAAGCCATGTCCATCACGGCGCGGATACTTTCACGCCGCGCAGATAGGCGGCCGCGTCTTCCGGCGGAGTGCATTCCACATGCGTTCCCGTACGGGCGAACCAATCCAAAAAGCCGGGCGGCTGCGGCAGAAATTCGATATGCCAATGATAATCCAGCGATATGGTGCAGACGTATTCCCGCCGGGGAGGAAAAACGGGCATCGTATGCAAAACCATGAGAATGCGCCATCCCGGAACCGCCGCCTCCAACCGGTAAGCCGCATCGCGAATCATTTCCGCCAACGCGGGGAAGCGGTCGGGCGGCTCGGTGCAAAAATCGGCGGAATGACGGCGGGAGAAAAGATGCACTTCAAAAGGATAACGCGAGGCGAAAGGACAATAGGAAACGTAATCCGCCGTCGCTTTGACCAGCCGCTCCTTATCGTTGATCTCCTGCTTGATGGCGTCGCAAAATAAACATCGTTCCTTGTAATTGTAATAATCGCGGGCGGCGACCAACTCGTCTTTCAATCCCAGCGGGATGATGGCGCTGGCGATCAGCTGGGAATGGGGATGCACAGGTTTTCCGCATTCCCATTCGCGGAATATGGAGAAAGAGCGCATCCGCTGGTCTTTGCGCAGATCGGTGATGCGCTCGCGGAACGCTTGCAGCGTCAGCGCGTAATGCTGCGGCTTCATGGTGATAAGTGTATCTTGGGGATTGTCGCTTTCGATGACGATTTCGTGGGCGCCGACGCCCCGCATCATGTCGTACATCCCCACCCCTTCGCGATCCTCCTGCCCCTCCACGCGGTAAAGGGGAAAACGGTTGGCAGCTACCCGCACCATGCGGGGACCAACGCCGGGCAGGTTGGACCCGGCGCTCCAAACCACCACAGCCCCCGCCGTTTGCGGGTCTTTCAGCACGTTGAATCGATCCTGCGGCCAGCTCTCTTTGGAAACGGCGAGCAACTGCTCCCGTTCGGGATCGTGAGTCATCAGCACCCACCCGCCATGATGCGAATCTCTGCGCAATTTGGAAAATCGCTCCCGCATGAAAACATTTACCTCCGTCGCAATAACCTAAATAATTAATATAAAGCGAAGGATGGGCTATACCGTTTAACCCATTGATTATTTCATCCATTGAATACTGGCTGGTCGAAAAACATAATCCATCTAACTTTTATCTTCCGGGTGATTTTTTTTCTTGTTTCGTCTGAAGGTTGACGAGTTTTTCAGGATGTAGAGATTCCCTTTGTTTAACGTCTTCGAAAATTTTCCTAATGTCAAACTGAAATTTTTGGGAGAGTTTTTCCCTGATTCGATGAATCTCTTCAACGATAGGATCGTGAATCACGGTTTTTCCTCCCAAGTGAAGGGTATGATATTTACCCACAAGTCGAAGGTATTCATCAAAGGCAGAAACAACCTTGCCCTTGCCACCCCTCGTGTTTTTGAATCACAAAATCACGAAAGCGCACGAATTCCACGAAATTTCCGAATCACGGAGATCATGGATTCATTTGGTTTCTACGGAAAAAACTTCCTCACGGCGGGATGCCATGCGCCAATTGTTTATTTTCAATTTATGTTTTTTTCGTGTTTTCTCTTTTAGTTTCGTGTTTTCGTGATTCAAAACGATGATTATAATAGTTCCTTTATACATCACATTGTTCATAACGTAAGTAAATTATATTCAAGCAAAACCCAACCGCCGCGCTAGATCCTCGGCGCATATATATAATATTTTCCCACATGCCGCTCCAGCGCGTAATGGCTGCGCAGCGTTTCGATCATCTCCGGCGTAAACCGCTCACCATCCCATCGATCCTGAAGATCGAACCACATGACGGCGCGAACGAATTCTTTATTCCGTATTCTTTTCAATAATAATTCCTGATCCCAATACCCTTGCAAGGAAAGTTGCGTACAGATGAACGGTTCGTAAACGGGAGGATGCCCCGCCATCAGCGCCGCCCCCGCCAGGTCGGACAATACCGGTCCTTCCAATCCCGCGAGTTCCCGCTCCACCATGCGCCCGGCTTGCGCGTCCTGCTGTGTCGGCGTATAGGAAAAATCGTTCTTCGAATGCGGCCAATGCCAAGTCTGTCCCAGTTGAAAAACGCAGGCGCACAAGAAGAAAATTAACGGAGCGCGATGAACATTTTGCGGAGATGGCTCGTCGGCCAAACGCTCGAAGGCGCCGTATACTATCCCCGCGCTGACCGCCGCTGCCGCCGCTAGCGACAACAGATAATTGGGCGCGGAGCCGATTTTTCCGCATAACGCCGCTTCGCCTATCGAGAATAAAACGAACCAAAACAGCAACGGATGCCCGCCGCCTTCCAAATCGTTACTGCAACGGCGCCAAAACAAAATTGCCAGCGGAGCGCAGCCCCATACAGTATAAAACGTTACCCAATGCCAGAGATAATACTTGACGTCGCTCATGCGAAAGGCGTTGGCGTTGTATAAGATCAAATGATAAAACGCGCCGCCCCGCGAGGCGAGGATGAGTAGCGCGAACAACAAGCCGCCCGCGCCCGCCAACGCCGTTAAATAGCGCAACGCATCGCGGCGGTTGGAACAATAAAGGCTCGCTCCTACAGCCAACGGCGCGGCGAAAAGCGTCTGCCGCGTGATTAGCGCCGCCAATAGCCACGGCAAGGCCGCTCTCCACGAACGCGATTTTTCGAAGATCAACAATCCCGCCGCCGCCAAAACGCAGCCAACGGCGTCTACTCGCGCATAGGCGCACCAATCGTAAACGTGATAGAAGGAAAGATAGACCAATCCAGCAAATACGGACGCTTTGGCGTTCCGCGTTTGCTTATAAGTCCATAACGACAAAATCCCCGCCGTCAAAATCGTCGCCGCGAGGGATAGAAAACGCGGCCAATGAAAATTCGTTCCCGTAAAATAGAATCCCGCCGCCATCAGCAGGGGATAGAGCGGGGGATAATTGTCGACGAGATAGGGCGGCTCGGCCAGCGAACGATAGAGAAATTGGCCATGCGCCAGCCGTTCGCCCTGATAGACGAGAAACGCCTCGCTGTTATCGAGATCGTAGGGATAAAGAATGATGCGCGCGCCGTGATAGAGAAACAGGCACGCATACAGCGCGCACCATCCCAAAACCAGCCAAGTCAAAAAAACTTGCGGATTGAGTTCTTGGCGCTTCATATTTTTCGCCGGTTCGCCGCCCGGCGGATCCGCATCATGGCTGCGATCCATCGCATTATAATCCATGGAGTGATCTTCGTGGTTCCGGCGCCTCGTTGTCGATAGAAAATGGGGCGCTCCACGATTCGCGCTCCATTCCGTTTTAGGTAGTAAAGCGTCTCCTCTACGATGGACGGGCCATCGGAAATCATGGCGTCCCACGGCAAGCATTCCAGCGCTTCTCGCCGATAGACGCGGTATCCCGACGTGGGATCGGTATAATTCAAGCCCAGAAATAAAACGCTGAGCCATCGCGCCGTTTTACTGTTGAGCGAGCGCAATAGTCCGAATTGCTCCGCGCTTCCGCCTTGAATATAGCGCGAGCCGATGACGACGTCCGCCTCTTGCGCCGCTTCCAGCAATTGCGGCAGATCGGCGGGATCGTGAGAGAGGTCGGCGTCCATTTCAACCACGAAACGACACCCACTGCGCGACGCTTCGGAGAGTCCGGCGATGCCCGCTTTGCCCCGTCCGCGGGGGCCGTCGCGGTGAATTGTGCGCACCCGCCCTTCGTATTTCCGCGCCAATTCCTCCGCAACCTCGCCCGTACCGTCGGGAGACATATCGTCCACAACCAATATCGACAAATCGTAAGGCAAAGCGAATAGCCGCTCCGCCAAAACCGGAAGGTTCTCCCGTTCATTATAAGTAGGCAAAAAAACCAGAATATCGGATTTCATCGGATTTCCGTCCGCGTCTCCATTAAACAATAATAATGGTCTATATTACCCTGATAATATTATACTGATGAGGCTCATGCAAAAAGAATATTGTCTTACTTTTAATTCTCCCCCCAAGATGGGGGGAGTTAGAGGGGGGGTATTTTTAGTCCAACAAAATCAATCCCCTCCTAACCTCCCCCAAACTTGGGGGAGGAATAGATGAATCTGCAATTGTCTCAATTAACCATCGCAAAGGGATGAACTGAAAATGCGCTATCGAATCGAAATCGGCCTTCTGTCCTGCCTGCTTTGCCTATCCGCCGCCTACTGCTTCAAGAAGACGGATCCAGGCCCCATGATCGCCCGCGTCAAAGGTTTTCCGGTTTATATGAACGAAATGGAATATCTGGGCCGCCTGGCCGTCGTCAAGGCGGGATTGGAATTCGACTCTAAGGAAGGCCAGGAGCATTATAAGAAAGCCGCTCCCAACATTTACCAAAGCATCCTCGACATCTACGTCATGAAATACGCCGCCCAGGAAGCTGGCGTCGAACCTACGGCGGAAGCCGTCGAGGAAGAATTCGATCTCTTTAAGAAAACATTGACCGGCCAAGGTCTCTACGATCAATTTCTCAAGAACTACCAATTGACGGAAGAAAAAGTCAAGGAAACCATTCACGACAATCTAACGCTGAAAATCCTTCAAAGCGAAAAGATGAACAGCGCCGATTACCAGCCCGCACCCGGAATGATTAAAGATTACTATTACCAAAATATCCGCCAATTCCAATATCCCGCCCGCTTGGGCCTCAGCGCCATCTTCATCAAAGCGAACAAGGACGAAGGCGAGGGGCCGCGCGCGATCGCCCGCCAGAAAGCGGAGCAAATCCGGCAGTTGATCGGAGACAATCCCGCCCAGACCTTCGCCGAACTCGCTCATCTCTATTCCGACGATCCCTACACCATCGCCAAGGGCGGCGATTTCGGCTTCGTCCAGCGGGACGATCCCAAGTTCGATCCCCGATTTCTCAAAGCCGCCTTCGACCTGGAAGCCAATAAAGTCAGCCCCGTCGTGGAAACGGACATCGGCTATCACATCGTCTGGTCCGTCAGCCGCGAAGAATCGCTCGAAAGCGCCCAACAGGAAATCCACGATCAGCTCGTTAACGACTACAAGCAGGAATACTTCATGAATTGGATGGAAGAGCAAAGAAAGAAACTGAACGTCGAACGCCTCTTCGATCCGGAGACATTTACGTTTATTGAGGAGAAGAAATAGAAATAAATGATGAGTGATGAATGATGAATGATGAATGATGAGAATAGTAAGATGGGTCGCGTTTTTTGAACCATCGGTTTTTTACAAATAAAAAATGATGGATTAAAAAACACGCCCCATCCTACGATTTTGCAGCGTGGACGGCGAAAAACCTTTCCGGCTATAATGGATGAAGAAGTCGGAATACCCATATCTTTTCAGGCAGGTTCAGGCTATGAATCGGACCGATCGCGAATCTCGACAGGCGCCGCATTGTCCTTGGGGCGTATGTTCCCGCCGCTCGTTTCTTCGTTACGCCGCCGCGGCAGCTTTTCTTGCGAAAACCGCCTCGGCGCAAGACCTTCTTGCCGGAATGCCCGCTCCCAAGAATATTCCCCGCGCTCTTACTACGCTGGCGCTTTGCAAGCGTTATGACTATCCCGCCATCCGCCGCTCGCTGGCGGCCATGTTCGACGAATTGGGCGACGTGCGCCAATTGGTCAAAGGGAAATTCGTTACGGTGAAGATCAACCTCGTCAACGTGGGCGAGGAACATGTGCAGGGCTTGCCCGTTGCTATGACTGTCGTAGTGCATCCGAAGGTCGCCCTCGCCGCCGTCAGCCTCTTCGCCGATTACGGCGCCCGGCAGATTCGCATCGTCGATCAACTGCCCTATCGCGGCGCTGATGCGGAAGCCTTCGCCCGCTATGGTTACGACGCCAAGGAATTCGAGCAGGAGACGGATGGGCGCGTCCGTTTCGTCAACACGCGCAACGCAGGCGAATATAAAAAATACGATCTTGTGAAAGTTCCATACGGCGGCTTTATCGCCAACGCTTGGGAAGTCAACAAAACCTACACGGAAACCGACGCCTTCGTCTCCATCGGAAAATTGAAGAGCCACGTTTCCGGCGGCGTTACGATGGGGATGAAAAACCTGATCGGCGTTCCCCCCAGCAGCCTTTACGGCGACGACCTCAAAAACGAACCCGACGAAAACGCCGTCGGTTACCGCAGCGCCACCATGCACACCTGCGAGAAAAAGCCGTTCACCTCCGTCGAGACGTATACGGGAAAATCCGTCCTCGGCGATCACGGTTTCAACATCCCCCACTTTATCGTCGATCTCGCCGCTGCTCTTCCCATCGATCTCGTTGTCGTGGATGGCATCAGCGCCATCCAGAGCGCCGAGGGCTGGTGGCTGCGCTCCATCGTTTCCGTCGCCCGTCCGGGGTTGTTGCTCGCGGGGCGCAATCCCGTCTGCGCCGACGCCGTAGGCGCCGCCGTTATGGGCTTCAATCCCGAAGCGGATCACCGTACGCCGCCTTTCGTCAATGGGTACAACTACCTGACGCTGGCGCGGCAAGTCGGCCTAGGAGAAAACCGTCTCGCTAACCTGGAGATTGGCGGCGTCGGCTTGGAGAAGGCCAGGTTTCAATATCTCCCCACTTATCAGAGAGCCAGAGCGTGATTGGAATGATGAGTGATGAATGAGGAATGATGAATATAAAAAGGAATGAATTCTCCATTTAATAATGATGGGTCAAAAAACGCGACCCATCCTACTTTTCTTCCCACTATCGTCGCGGTCATTGCCTTGGTAAGGGGACTTATCATTCATCATTCATCATTCATCATTCATCATTCATTCCTCCTCTACGCCGTTTGCCATGAATAAAGCCGCTCGACGGGTTTAGGAAGTCTGGGCATGACGTAAGGGCCTTCGGGAATAACCAGAATCTTCGCGCCGGCGCCGTGGCGCGCAAGCGCACGCTGGATGCCATCCTCTACCGATGGGATTGGAGTCACCAGAAAATCGCGCAAGTCCTCATCGCTGATCCCTTCCGTATAATAAAGCAACTCGCAGCGATGTAGGCCGTTGACCAATTCCTGGATCATCCATTGATCCTTGGCGACATAATCCGGCCCTACGGTAAGACGATAAAAATCCATGGGGTCTTTCAAGCGCCGCAGGAGATCGACGAAATCCTTGCTGCCCGCTCCTTCTTCGTTGCGGGCGGCGAGGATGACGGTTCCGCCTTCCTTGACCGCTTCCAGCGCGGCGACCAGGCCTTTGATGGATTGATAGAGCGTTTTGTCCAAGGGATAACCGCCGCTGGTGGTGACGACGATATCCGCCGGTTCGGCGATCGGAACGATGGCGCTTTTTTCCGCCCTTGCGCAGGCTTGCTCGTGAGCCGCTTCCAAATCGCCCGCAAAGACGCCGGTGATGCGCCGCTTTTCGTCCAGCGTGACGTTGACGATGAAATCGACGCCCACTTTTCTGGCCGTTTCCACGGCGGCTTCGTGGAATGGATTTCCTTCCAAGCGTCCATTGCAGACGGCGTCGAGCTGAATCATGCGGCAGCCGTGCATGCGCTTCATGGTTTCCAGCGAAGCAATGCCCGGCAGAACGGCTTTGCGTCCGCCGGAAAAACCCGCCATGAGGTGCAGTTCCACCAGGCCGGTCAGGATTTTCAAATCCGCCTTCAGATAATGTTTATTGATATAAACGGGAATCTTGCCGCCGATCTCGCCAATGAATTCCGCAGCGGCGGGATCTTCCGAATAATGGTTCTCCACACGGAAATTCTCGGCGATCTCCTTCCCCACTAACTCCACTAATTCGTCGCCTAGATTGGGACGATGAATGCCGGTGGCGATCAAAACGGTTATAGCCTCGCGGGG includes:
- a CDS encoding uroporphyrinogen-III synthase — translated: MEEKIKGRILILRGGEDVDETAEKIRRAGWTPIACPMIEFLPPEDYEPLDEAIRSLERYDWIFFTSAHSIRFFARRVEVLNRNEAVGAAKLAAIGPATQRAALALGWRLDFIAERSSAEGFFEEFRQKYAIRSQRFLLPLSNIAHRTMPDLLQEYEGDVNAVVAYRNEPVKEIPQDVIGLLSEGAMDWTLFTSPSTARNFFAVLRDHPNAQNGVRAASIGPTTSQALRELGFPPIVEAQTHTLDGLLAAILLTP
- the larA gene encoding nickel-dependent lactate racemase, with protein sequence MDIALAYGKEGLSVRVPDGNVMGVIHMNPADPLPDPESAVSQALLAPIASPPLASIAQGRKSAVIVISDITRPVPNRLLLPPILRTIETAGLPREAITVLIATGIHRPNLGDELVELVGKEIAENFRVENHYSEDPAAAEFIGEIGGKIPVYINKHYLKADLKILTGLVELHLMAGFSGGRKAVLPGIASLETMKRMHGCRMIQLDAVCNGRLEGNPFHEAAVETARKVGVDFIVNVTLDEKRRITGVFAGDLEAAHEQACARAEKSAIVPIAEPADIVVTTSGGYPLDKTLYQSIKGLVAALEAVKEGGTVILAARNEEGAGSKDFVDLLRRLKDPMDFYRLTVGPDYVAKDQWMIQELVNGLHRCELLYYTEGISDEDLRDFLVTPIPSVEDGIQRALARHGAGAKILVIPEGPYVMPRLPKPVERLYSWQTA
- a CDS encoding peptidylprolyl isomerase — encoded protein: MRYRIEIGLLSCLLCLSAAYCFKKTDPGPMIARVKGFPVYMNEMEYLGRLAVVKAGLEFDSKEGQEHYKKAAPNIYQSILDIYVMKYAAQEAGVEPTAEAVEEEFDLFKKTLTGQGLYDQFLKNYQLTEEKVKETIHDNLTLKILQSEKMNSADYQPAPGMIKDYYYQNIRQFQYPARLGLSAIFIKANKDEGEGPRAIARQKAEQIRQLIGDNPAQTFAELAHLYSDDPYTIAKGGDFGFVQRDDPKFDPRFLKAAFDLEANKVSPVVETDIGYHIVWSVSREESLESAQQEIHDQLVNDYKQEYFMNWMEEQRKKLNVERLFDPETFTFIEEKK
- a CDS encoding DUF362 domain-containing protein — protein: MNRTDRESRQAPHCPWGVCSRRSFLRYAAAAAFLAKTASAQDLLAGMPAPKNIPRALTTLALCKRYDYPAIRRSLAAMFDELGDVRQLVKGKFVTVKINLVNVGEEHVQGLPVAMTVVVHPKVALAAVSLFADYGARQIRIVDQLPYRGADAEAFARYGYDAKEFEQETDGRVRFVNTRNAGEYKKYDLVKVPYGGFIANAWEVNKTYTETDAFVSIGKLKSHVSGGVTMGMKNLIGVPPSSLYGDDLKNEPDENAVGYRSATMHTCEKKPFTSVETYTGKSVLGDHGFNIPHFIVDLAAALPIDLVVVDGISAIQSAEGWWLRSIVSVARPGLLLAGRNPVCADAVGAAVMGFNPEADHRTPPFVNGYNYLTLARQVGLGENRLANLEIGGVGLEKARFQYLPTYQRARA
- a CDS encoding polyprenol monophosphomannose synthase; this encodes MKSDILVFLPTYNERENLPVLAERLFALPYDLSILVVDDMSPDGTGEVAEELARKYEGRVRTIHRDGPRGRGKAGIAGLSEASRSGCRFVVEMDADLSHDPADLPQLLEAAQEADVVIGSRYIQGGSAEQFGLLRSLNSKTARWLSVLFLGLNYTDPTSGYRVYRREALECLPWDAMISDGPSIVEETLYYLKRNGARIVERPIFYRQRGAGTTKITPWIIMRWIAAMMRIRRAANRRKI
- a CDS encoding DUF6398 domain-containing protein encodes the protein MELKSTKTEKTIRLDEIKELLISFFAKNLNEDYLRYSLNLCDRIKEQKSLSMNRGKKEVWAAAIVFVIARLNFLFDKDNDNYINSNAICDFFGTKKSTTGNKASEIAAACDLVYGEEGLSDPRINKQFSFVYLENGMIVPKELIGDKEIVLNIVTEKEAEEIDRCMEERRRLRKEKEREKKERRAEINRKIAEEEKKQKECDQPNLFDDL